A portion of the Nitratidesulfovibrio termitidis HI1 genome contains these proteins:
- the cas1 gene encoding type II CRISPR-associated endonuclease Cas1, which produces MIDRILDIAATPARLSVSNSLLVVEVGNSKETVPLHNLGAVVVSCPGVTYTQAVLAGLAGAGVPFICCDARHQPVGMLLPLTDNSVQAERFRRQADLNLPTRKRLWQQLVRAKVLAQAAAVRRLGGDGTRLAALAGRVRSGDPDNVEAQAARLYWPLCFGSDFTRDRDSGGVNARLNYGYAILRAMVGRAVCGAGLHPSLGLHHHNRYDAFCLASDMMEPFRPLVDTVVAGMEPCGPGAELDGAAKRALLEGVCGRFAVEEEARTLWDIVTRACSSLAGVVGGARRGLWLPPVEPLCGCGPQMDGLDDDGDAA; this is translated from the coding sequence GTGATTGACCGCATTCTGGACATCGCGGCCACACCGGCCCGGCTATCGGTGAGCAATTCCCTGCTGGTGGTGGAGGTGGGCAACAGCAAGGAAACGGTACCCCTGCACAATCTGGGGGCGGTGGTGGTCTCCTGCCCCGGCGTCACCTACACTCAGGCGGTGTTGGCAGGGTTGGCCGGTGCCGGGGTGCCGTTCATCTGCTGCGACGCCAGGCATCAACCCGTGGGCATGCTGCTGCCGCTGACGGACAACAGCGTGCAGGCAGAGCGGTTTCGACGGCAAGCGGACCTGAACCTGCCCACGCGCAAGCGGCTGTGGCAGCAACTGGTGCGGGCCAAGGTGTTGGCGCAGGCCGCCGCCGTGCGGCGGTTGGGGGGCGACGGGACGCGGCTGGCCGCGTTGGCGGGGCGGGTGCGTTCCGGCGACCCCGACAACGTAGAGGCGCAGGCCGCCCGATTGTACTGGCCGCTGTGTTTCGGTTCAGACTTCACGCGAGACAGGGATTCGGGCGGCGTGAATGCCCGGCTCAATTATGGTTATGCCATATTGCGGGCTATGGTGGGGCGTGCCGTGTGCGGGGCGGGACTGCATCCGTCCTTGGGGCTGCACCACCACAACCGCTATGATGCGTTCTGCCTTGCCAGTGACATGATGGAACCGTTTCGCCCGCTGGTGGATACGGTGGTGGCGGGCATGGAGCCATGCGGACCGGGAGCGGAACTGGACGGGGCAGCCAAACGCGCCCTGCTGGAGGGCGTATGCGGCAGGTTCGCGGTGGAAGAAGAGGCCCGTACCTTGTGGGATATCGTCACGCGGGCCTGTTCATCGTTGGCGGGCGTGGTGGGCGGCGCACGGCGCGGGCTGTGGCTGCCCCCGGTGGAGCCGCTGTGCGGTTGCGGGCCGCAGATGGACGGCCTGGATGATGACGGCGACGCCGCGTGA
- the cas9 gene encoding type II CRISPR RNA-guided endonuclease Cas9 (Cas9, originally named Csn1, is the large, multifunctional signature protein of type II CRISPR/Cas systems. It is well known even to general audiences because its RNA-guided endonuclease activity has made it a popular tool for custom editing of eukaryotic genomes.), whose protein sequence is MQQVPYILGLDLGAASIGWALLAAGNDGEPVGVLRSGVRLFEMGCAGDMDKFQRGKEESPNAARRAARQMRRQHRRKARRRQRILVLMQKYGLLPPGNVRDTNARNAFFNTLDAALLDQWLNRHAASCSPAEAERLSCDPDFLHVFPYRLRADGLTRPLSAHEFGRAVYQLAQRRGFLSNRRTEAEEDEELGKVKTSINGLQAEMDAAGAETLGQYLAGLAPSVSRIRGRYTSRDMLTQEFDLLWERQRALHPAPYPAHLREAARNALCDAIFYQRPLKVQANLVGFCELEPGERRAPKYADEAQEFRLLQRLNDLVWYDKQLVPHRLADNPEQYARLRDAMLRADSMTFPAMRKLLGLPQDSRFNLEEGGEKKLFGHRVNARMHAVFGDAWDDFAPEKRAAILHDIISMDDARALCGRGRRAWGLSEEKAVQFARPLPEKGYASHSLKALRTLLPAMRAGESYGTVRPCLYPPRYGDAPQDTLPPALEAMSTLRNPVVLRCLTELRKVVNAIVREHGKPVVIRVELARDMKRSRKERTDYSARNRKQESQREKMAERLMSPEAGNARIATPRRNDVEKLLLAEECGWQCPYTGRMIGWNDLFGPHPQFDVEHILPYSRCFDDSFLNKTLCHAPENRAHKRGRTPHEAYAADPERMDAILRRVEAFQGDAATCRAKLARFRAPTMQEWKDFADRQLNDTRHASVLACKYLGLLYGPQSNRYVQASRGGITAMLRGLWGLNRLLGDGGKNRGDHRHHAVDAIAVAATSRGMVQALQRAAAQAESGRVNRLVPRDMVPLPFEGFMEQADNVVLSILPSHRVSRRVRGALHNETIYARRELPDGAVGYAVRKRLDDVGKGKPVGQDAANTFTAKLLDPGLAPSVALLLTGSVPRRDDDGSPPPVRSVRVLQTGTPVSVGKDGRLCQTASNHHAPVYAVPGKKGEEWVCPGVVSLLEAMQRKEAWKKSEGGPVVDRQGPEGARFLFTLSSGECIRVRVDGRDEYLRVRSVYMEQGVLKVEAVRLQDARPKKEIGKKREGGFFKLSLKQLQQGDCEKVVITPLGTVVPCRD, encoded by the coding sequence ATGCAGCAGGTTCCTTACATTCTTGGGCTTGACCTTGGCGCGGCATCCATCGGTTGGGCGTTGCTGGCCGCTGGTAACGACGGCGAACCAGTGGGTGTGCTGCGTTCCGGGGTGCGACTGTTCGAGATGGGGTGCGCGGGCGATATGGACAAATTCCAGCGCGGCAAGGAGGAAAGCCCCAACGCCGCCCGCCGCGCCGCCCGGCAGATGCGCAGGCAGCACCGCCGCAAGGCGCGCCGCCGTCAGCGCATTCTTGTGCTCATGCAGAAGTATGGGCTGCTGCCGCCGGGGAACGTGCGCGACACCAACGCGCGCAATGCCTTTTTCAACACTCTGGATGCCGCACTGCTGGACCAGTGGCTGAATCGCCACGCGGCCTCCTGTTCTCCCGCAGAGGCAGAACGGCTGTCTTGCGACCCGGATTTTCTGCATGTCTTCCCTTATCGGCTGCGCGCGGATGGGCTGACCCGCCCGCTTTCCGCCCATGAATTCGGACGGGCCGTCTACCAGCTTGCCCAGCGGCGGGGCTTTCTCAGCAACCGCCGCACGGAGGCGGAAGAGGACGAGGAACTCGGCAAGGTCAAGACGTCCATCAATGGCCTTCAGGCGGAAATGGATGCCGCCGGGGCGGAGACGCTGGGCCAGTACCTTGCCGGGCTGGCGCCGTCCGTGTCGCGTATCCGGGGGCGTTACACCAGCCGCGACATGCTGACACAGGAATTCGACCTGCTGTGGGAACGCCAGCGCGCCCTGCACCCCGCGCCGTACCCGGCGCATCTGCGCGAGGCTGCCCGCAACGCCCTGTGCGACGCCATTTTCTACCAGCGCCCCCTGAAGGTGCAGGCAAACCTTGTGGGGTTCTGCGAGTTGGAACCCGGCGAACGGCGTGCACCCAAATATGCGGACGAAGCGCAGGAATTCCGCCTGCTCCAGCGGTTGAACGACCTTGTATGGTACGACAAACAGCTTGTGCCGCACAGGCTGGCGGACAACCCGGAACAGTATGCGCGGCTGCGCGATGCCATGCTGCGGGCGGATTCCATGACCTTTCCGGCCATGCGCAAGCTGCTGGGGCTGCCGCAGGACAGCCGGTTCAACCTTGAGGAGGGCGGCGAAAAGAAATTGTTCGGGCACCGGGTGAATGCCCGCATGCACGCGGTGTTCGGAGATGCCTGGGATGATTTTGCTCCGGAAAAGCGCGCGGCGATCCTGCACGACATCATCAGCATGGATGATGCCCGCGCGTTGTGCGGGCGCGGGCGCAGGGCATGGGGGCTGAGCGAGGAAAAGGCCGTACAGTTCGCAAGGCCGCTGCCTGAAAAAGGTTATGCCAGCCACAGCCTGAAGGCGTTGCGTACCCTGTTGCCCGCCATGCGCGCGGGCGAATCGTACGGCACGGTGCGCCCGTGCCTGTACCCGCCCCGCTATGGCGATGCCCCGCAAGACACCTTGCCCCCTGCGCTGGAGGCCATGTCCACGTTGCGCAATCCCGTGGTGCTGCGCTGTCTTACCGAACTGCGCAAGGTGGTCAATGCCATTGTGCGCGAACATGGCAAGCCGGTGGTCATCCGCGTGGAGCTTGCCCGCGACATGAAGCGTTCGCGCAAGGAACGGACTGACTACAGCGCACGGAACAGGAAGCAGGAATCGCAACGAGAAAAAATGGCCGAACGGCTGATGTCGCCGGAAGCAGGCAACGCACGCATCGCCACACCCCGCCGCAACGACGTGGAAAAACTGCTGCTGGCCGAAGAATGCGGCTGGCAGTGCCCGTACACGGGGCGCATGATCGGGTGGAATGACCTGTTCGGCCCGCATCCGCAGTTCGATGTGGAACACATTCTGCCGTACAGCCGCTGTTTCGATGACAGTTTCCTGAACAAAACCCTGTGCCATGCTCCGGAAAACCGCGCCCACAAGCGCGGGCGCACTCCGCACGAAGCCTATGCGGCAGACCCGGAACGCATGGACGCCATCTTGCGGCGGGTGGAGGCCTTCCAGGGCGATGCCGCCACGTGCCGGGCCAAGCTGGCCCGGTTCCGCGCGCCCACCATGCAGGAGTGGAAAGACTTCGCCGACCGCCAGTTGAACGACACCCGCCATGCCTCGGTTCTGGCCTGCAAGTATCTGGGCCTGCTCTACGGGCCGCAGTCCAACCGTTACGTACAGGCCAGCCGTGGAGGAATTACCGCCATGCTGCGCGGCCTGTGGGGCCTCAACAGGCTGCTGGGAGACGGCGGCAAGAATCGCGGCGACCATCGCCACCATGCGGTGGACGCCATAGCCGTGGCCGCGACGAGCCGGGGCATGGTGCAGGCGTTGCAGCGCGCCGCCGCGCAGGCGGAGTCGGGCCGGGTGAATCGGCTTGTGCCGCGCGACATGGTGCCGCTGCCGTTCGAGGGGTTCATGGAGCAGGCGGACAATGTGGTGCTGTCCATTTTGCCGTCGCACCGGGTGTCGCGCCGGGTGCGGGGTGCGTTGCACAACGAGACCATTTACGCCCGCCGCGAACTGCCGGACGGCGCGGTGGGCTATGCCGTGCGCAAGCGGCTGGATGACGTGGGCAAGGGCAAACCTGTGGGGCAGGATGCTGCCAACACCTTTACCGCCAAGTTGCTGGACCCTGGCCTTGCCCCCAGTGTGGCCCTGCTGCTGACGGGCAGCGTGCCCCGGCGCGATGATGACGGCAGTCCGCCGCCCGTTCGTTCCGTACGGGTGCTCCAGACGGGCACCCCGGTGTCCGTGGGCAAAGACGGCAGGCTGTGCCAGACGGCCAGTAACCACCACGCCCCGGTGTACGCCGTGCCGGGCAAGAAGGGTGAGGAATGGGTATGCCCCGGTGTGGTCAGCCTGCTGGAGGCCATGCAGCGCAAGGAGGCATGGAAGAAAAGTGAGGGGGGGCCGGTAGTGGACCGGCAGGGACCGGAGGGCGCGCGCTTCCTGTTCACGCTGAGTTCGGGCGAATGCATCCGGGTGCGCGTGGACGGGCGGGACGAGTACCTGCGGGTGCGTTCCGTGTACATGGAGCAAGGGGTTTTGAAGGTGGAAGCGGTACGTCTTCAAGACGCGCGACCGAAAAAAGAAATCGGCAAAAAGAGAGAAGGCGGTTTCTTTAAACTCAGTTTGAAGCAATTGCAGCAAGGCGACTGCGAGAAGGTGGTTATCACCCCCTTGGGCACAGTGGTGCCCTGCCGTGATTGA
- a CDS encoding BrnT family toxin, which yields MLFEYDPIKSDANKAKHGIDFEAAKALWDDPYLIEIPSRVSGPEPRRLAIGNLAGQCWAAVITDRGQAVRIISVRRARKEEVALYVQANFH from the coding sequence ATGCTGTTCGAGTACGATCCCATAAAAAGCGACGCCAACAAGGCAAAGCACGGTATCGACTTCGAGGCCGCCAAGGCGCTGTGGGACGACCCGTACCTGATTGAAATTCCCAGCAGGGTAAGCGGCCCGGAGCCGCGCAGGCTGGCCATCGGAAATCTGGCAGGCCAGTGCTGGGCCGCCGTCATCACTGACCGGGGCCAGGCCGTGCGCATCATATCCGTGCGACGGGCAAGAAAAGAGGAGGTGGCACTGTATGTCCAAGCAAATTTCCACTGA
- the brnA gene encoding type II toxin-antitoxin system BrnA family antitoxin, whose product MSKQISTEEFDRRFDEGEDITAFLDTSAIRHPNREKKTVNVDFPLWMVNALDKEAKILGVSRQALIKTVLGRHLQERKGQ is encoded by the coding sequence ATGTCCAAGCAAATTTCCACTGAAGAATTCGACCGCCGTTTTGACGAGGGCGAGGACATCACCGCCTTTCTGGATACCAGCGCCATCCGCCATCCCAACCGCGAGAAGAAGACCGTGAACGTGGACTTTCCGCTGTGGATGGTGAACGCGCTGGACAAGGAGGCCAAGATCCTTGGCGTCTCGCGGCAGGCGCTCATCAAGACGGTGCTCGGCAGGCACTTGCAGGAACGCAAGGGGCAGTAA
- a CDS encoding aldehyde dehydrogenase family protein encodes MSSQPTASTAAPAVHTADSLRGLFPVAGQPLPEAAHAFAPIEQRTCLIDGKLEEWPGEMQQVFSPIGETDAAGGFTPRLLGRCPILDEAAALRAVDAADRAWADGMGAWPTMGVAERIRHVEDFARRMAARRTDVVRIMMWEICKSWQDASGEFDRTMEYLRDTIDALKDLDRASSRFVIEKGIYAQIRRAPLGPVLCMGPYNYPLNETFCTLMPALIMGNPVIVKTPRLGRLLYSPLMEAFRDAFPAGVVNILHGDRRIVKPIMASGRINVLAFIGSSTAADALRLAHPHPHRLRCVLGLDAKNAGIVLDCADMDLTVAEALQGSFSFNGQRCTALKMLFVHQKRLDEFLARMDEGIRKLRIGMPWDEGVRITPLPVPGKSAYLDDLVRDAAAHGGKVANSGGGTHAETLYHPTVVCPATTQMRVYHEEQFGPVIPVIPFTDIETPVRYVVGSQYGQQLSIFGNDPDDVARLIDPMVNQVCRVNINSQCQRGPDTFPFTGRKDSAEGTLSVSDALRCFSIRTLVAAKGSDANKEILTSIIRDRRSNFLSNDFIL; translated from the coding sequence ATGTCGTCCCAGCCGACCGCCTCGACTGCTGCCCCCGCCGTCCATACCGCCGATAGCCTGCGCGGGCTGTTTCCCGTGGCCGGGCAGCCTCTGCCGGAAGCCGCCCACGCCTTTGCGCCCATAGAGCAGCGCACCTGCCTTATCGACGGCAAGCTGGAGGAATGGCCCGGCGAGATGCAGCAGGTATTTTCGCCCATTGGCGAGACCGACGCTGCGGGCGGCTTTACCCCGCGCCTGTTGGGCCGCTGCCCCATCCTTGACGAGGCCGCCGCACTGCGCGCCGTGGACGCCGCCGACCGCGCCTGGGCCGACGGCATGGGCGCATGGCCCACCATGGGCGTGGCCGAGCGCATCCGCCACGTGGAGGATTTTGCCCGGCGCATGGCGGCGCGGCGCACCGACGTGGTGCGCATCATGATGTGGGAAATCTGCAAGTCGTGGCAGGACGCCAGCGGCGAATTCGACCGCACCATGGAGTACCTGCGCGACACCATCGACGCGCTGAAGGATCTGGACCGCGCCTCGTCGCGCTTCGTCATAGAGAAAGGCATCTACGCGCAGATTCGCCGCGCGCCGCTGGGGCCGGTGCTGTGCATGGGGCCGTACAACTACCCGCTGAACGAAACCTTCTGCACGCTGATGCCCGCGCTGATCATGGGCAACCCGGTCATCGTGAAAACGCCGCGCCTGGGGCGGCTGCTGTATTCGCCGCTGATGGAAGCCTTCCGCGATGCGTTCCCCGCCGGGGTGGTCAACATCCTGCACGGCGACCGGCGCATCGTGAAGCCCATCATGGCGTCGGGCCGCATCAACGTGCTGGCGTTCATCGGGTCCAGCACGGCGGCGGACGCGCTGCGCCTGGCCCACCCGCACCCGCACCGGCTGCGCTGCGTGCTGGGGCTGGACGCCAAGAACGCGGGCATAGTGCTGGACTGCGCGGACATGGACCTGACCGTGGCCGAGGCGCTGCAAGGCTCGTTCTCGTTCAACGGGCAGCGCTGCACCGCGCTGAAGATGCTGTTCGTGCATCAGAAGCGGCTGGATGAATTCCTGGCCCGCATGGACGAGGGCATCCGCAAGCTGCGCATCGGCATGCCGTGGGACGAAGGGGTGCGCATTACCCCGCTGCCGGTGCCCGGCAAGTCCGCCTATCTGGACGACCTGGTGCGGGACGCCGCCGCGCACGGCGGCAAGGTGGCCAACAGCGGCGGCGGCACCCACGCCGAAACCCTGTACCACCCCACGGTGGTCTGCCCGGCCACGACGCAGATGCGCGTGTACCACGAGGAGCAGTTTGGCCCGGTGATACCCGTCATCCCCTTCACGGACATAGAAACGCCAGTGCGCTACGTGGTGGGGTCGCAGTACGGGCAGCAGCTGAGCATTTTCGGCAACGACCCGGACGACGTGGCCCGGCTGATCGACCCCATGGTCAACCAGGTGTGCCGGGTGAACATCAACAGCCAATGCCAGCGCGGGCCGGACACCTTTCCCTTTACCGGCCGCAAGGATTCCGCCGAGGGCACCCTTTCGGTCAGCGATGCGCTGCGCTGCTTCTCCATCCGCACGCTGGTGGCCGCCAAGGGCAGCGACGCCAACAAGGAGATTCTGACCAGCATCATCCGGGACAGGCGGTCGAATTTCCTGTCGAACGATTTCATATTGTAG
- a CDS encoding LuxR C-terminal-related transcriptional regulator produces MPNTTRKSSSTPRQLAPATPGQVVDAWKDLVLLTDARGIILEVRGHPIACAGSPPRPGQSFWKALGLGGRSADDALRRYPPLSIHEIHRAGRTFLLRIMPLPPAIAPQGGLVVVATDNHSMHALYRRYEQRLHDHISAWADSVTLFNALFDTAKDATFLMNEDGVIIAANPAALRRHAGDTRAEPAEPDGPAPTGPAEPTGPARPAGPTGPTGPDGADGTEFAGTAVDALLARRARPMVRKAMRTLPPNKQWTRTLAARDGEGATFPAEATLRRIAFQGGSLFQLILHDLSERVELQDSLRDRMAEVKEMNIALRQVLRSVEEERQEMLRTLHTRMKRRMLPALDKIARAETAEVREGYRNILAEQLVGMMGEPNGANGSGGLGRLGGINEANGADGGNDLALLGLTPRELEVCRLIQLGRSGKEIADLLGISFETAQTHRKNIRKKLGLRGSTTSLQTHLQQGPSLL; encoded by the coding sequence ATGCCCAACACTACCCGCAAATCATCATCCACGCCGCGCCAGCTTGCCCCCGCCACGCCGGGGCAGGTTGTCGATGCATGGAAAGACCTTGTCCTTCTCACCGATGCACGCGGCATCATACTGGAAGTACGCGGGCATCCCATTGCCTGCGCGGGCAGTCCGCCTCGTCCCGGCCAGTCGTTCTGGAAGGCTCTGGGGCTTGGCGGCCGCTCGGCGGACGACGCGCTGCGCCGCTACCCCCCGTTGTCCATCCACGAAATTCACCGCGCCGGGCGCACCTTTCTGCTGCGCATCATGCCCCTGCCCCCGGCCATCGCCCCGCAGGGCGGGCTGGTGGTCGTGGCCACGGACAACCACTCCATGCACGCGCTCTACCGGCGCTACGAGCAGCGCCTGCACGACCACATCTCGGCCTGGGCCGATTCGGTCACCCTGTTCAACGCGCTGTTCGACACCGCCAAGGACGCCACCTTCCTGATGAACGAGGACGGCGTGATCATTGCCGCCAACCCGGCAGCCCTGCGCAGGCACGCCGGGGACACGCGGGCCGAGCCCGCAGAGCCGGACGGACCAGCCCCAACGGGACCAGCCGAACCGACCGGACCGGCCAGACCGGCCGGACCGACCGGACCGACCGGACCAGATGGGGCGGACGGGACGGAATTCGCGGGCACCGCCGTGGACGCGCTGCTGGCGCGGCGGGCGCGCCCCATGGTGCGCAAGGCCATGCGTACGCTGCCCCCCAACAAGCAGTGGACGCGCACGCTGGCCGCCCGCGACGGCGAAGGCGCCACTTTTCCGGCAGAGGCCACCCTGCGCCGCATCGCCTTTCAGGGCGGCAGCCTGTTCCAGCTTATCCTGCACGACCTGTCCGAACGCGTGGAATTGCAGGATTCGCTGCGCGACCGCATGGCCGAGGTAAAGGAGATGAACATCGCCCTGCGCCAGGTCTTGCGGTCCGTGGAAGAAGAACGGCAGGAAATGCTGCGCACCCTGCACACCCGCATGAAGCGGCGCATGCTGCCCGCGCTGGACAAGATTGCCCGCGCCGAAACCGCAGAGGTGCGCGAAGGCTACCGCAACATCCTTGCCGAACAGCTGGTGGGCATGATGGGCGAACCGAACGGAGCAAACGGATCGGGCGGACTGGGCAGACTGGGCGGGATCAACGAGGCCAACGGGGCGGACGGCGGAAACGACCTTGCGCTGCTGGGCCTGACCCCGCGCGAACTGGAAGTGTGCCGCCTGATCCAGCTTGGCCGCAGCGGCAAGGAAATAGCCGACCTGCTGGGCATCTCGTTCGAAACGGCCCAGACCCATCGCAAGAACATCCGCAAGAAGCTGGGGCTGCGCGGCAGCACCACGTCGCTGCAAACCCACCTGCAACAGGGGCCGTCGCTGCTCTGA
- a CDS encoding ABC transporter substrate-binding protein: MNIPTQAALLRPGPSPLPRLFSLISLLALLVLALTACSSPPPTGLERVKKAGKISFAMSGGYPPFNFYDTTNTLTGFDVDVAAEVAKRLGVTSAPVTTDWSGIIEGLRSGAYDGILGSMAVTEERGKVVDFSTPYYYSGAQLMVRKGAPFATPADLAGKTIGVVTGTTFADDAKALGAGEVRLYKDDNQTLMELSTGVVDGVITDRVVGVTAMQGGKFDVTALGSPLRREDIAVAFRKGDDTLRAEVDRILAAMHADGTLSRLSEKWLHSDITKR; this comes from the coding sequence ATGAACATCCCCACCCAGGCGGCGCTCCTGCGGCCCGGCCCATCGCCGCTGCCGCGACTATTTTCCCTGATCTCGCTGCTGGCCCTGCTGGTGCTGGCCCTCACGGCCTGTTCCAGCCCCCCGCCCACCGGGCTGGAACGGGTGAAGAAGGCAGGAAAGATCAGCTTTGCCATGAGCGGCGGCTATCCGCCCTTCAACTTCTACGACACCACCAACACCCTCACCGGCTTTGACGTGGATGTGGCCGCCGAGGTGGCCAAACGCCTTGGCGTCACCTCGGCCCCGGTCACCACTGACTGGAGCGGCATCATCGAGGGGCTGCGTTCCGGCGCGTACGACGGCATTCTGGGCAGCATGGCCGTGACCGAAGAGCGCGGCAAGGTCGTCGATTTCTCCACGCCCTACTACTATTCGGGCGCGCAGCTCATGGTGCGCAAGGGCGCGCCGTTCGCCACGCCCGCCGACCTCGCGGGCAAGACCATCGGCGTGGTCACCGGCACCACCTTTGCCGACGACGCCAAGGCCCTCGGCGCGGGCGAGGTGCGCCTGTACAAGGATGACAACCAGACCCTGATGGAACTTTCCACCGGTGTGGTGGACGGGGTGATCACCGACCGCGTGGTAGGCGTCACCGCCATGCAGGGCGGCAAGTTCGACGTGACGGCGCTGGGTTCGCCGCTGCGCCGCGAGGACATTGCCGTGGCCTTCCGCAAGGGTGACGACACCCTGCGGGCAGAGGTGGACCGCATCCTTGCCGCCATGCACGCCGACGGAACCCTGAGCAGGCTCAGCGAAAAATGGCTGCACAGCGACATCACCAAACGCTAG
- a CDS encoding amino acid ABC transporter permease: MNFDLNAVVHYLPYFLPAAWMTIEITVLGILLGTALGLAAALLRLSGRWWLQLPMRAYIYLIRGTPLLLQLLFIYFGLRGLAGFSALTSAVLALGIHNGAYVAEIFRGSIISISAGQMEAARSLGMTRHRAMVRIVLPQALRRAIPALGNQFIIALKDSSLASTITINELLLKAQQLASSNFLMMEMLAVAAMFYLFYTALFSWLLGRLEARLGVSGA; encoded by the coding sequence ATGAACTTCGACCTGAACGCCGTGGTCCACTACCTGCCCTACTTCCTGCCCGCCGCATGGATGACCATCGAAATCACCGTGCTGGGCATCCTGCTGGGCACGGCGCTGGGGCTGGCCGCCGCGCTGCTGCGCCTGTCCGGCCGGTGGTGGCTGCAACTGCCCATGCGCGCCTACATCTACCTTATCCGGGGCACGCCGCTGCTGCTGCAACTGCTGTTCATCTACTTCGGCCTGCGGGGGCTGGCGGGCTTCAGCGCGCTGACCTCTGCCGTGCTGGCGCTGGGCATCCACAACGGGGCCTACGTGGCGGAAATCTTCCGGGGGTCCATCATCTCCATTTCCGCCGGGCAGATGGAAGCCGCCCGCAGCCTGGGCATGACCCGGCACCGGGCCATGGTGCGCATCGTGCTGCCGCAGGCGTTGCGGCGGGCCATTCCCGCGCTGGGCAACCAGTTCATCATCGCCCTCAAGGATTCGTCGCTGGCCAGCACCATCACCATCAACGAACTCTTGCTGAAGGCGCAGCAACTGGCCTCGTCCAACTTCCTGATGATGGAAATGCTGGCCGTGGCCGCCATGTTCTACCTGTTCTACACCGCCCTGTTCAGCTGGCTGCTGGGCAGGCTGGAGGCGCGCCTTGGCGTGTCCGGGGCCTGA
- a CDS encoding amino acid ABC transporter ATP-binding protein, which yields MNDTVTASTAATTGISGTSGTTPVIDIQGLHKWFGDTHVLRGVDLQVMPSDVVVLIGASGSGKSTLLRCVNRLETHDEGEIRISGEPVRGDERYINALRARVGMVFQHFHLFPHMTALGNVMEGPTQVRGMPAAQAADMALGLLDRVGLADKADAYPATLSGGQKQRVAIARALAMQPDVMLFDEPTSALDPELVGEVLAVMRGLADEGTTMMVVTHEMGFAREVADVVAYMDEGAIVEMGPPAQIFDEPAMERTRRFLGQIL from the coding sequence ATGAACGATACCGTCACAGCATCCACAGCAGCGACAACGGGCATATCTGGCACATCGGGCACAACGCCCGTCATCGACATACAGGGACTGCACAAGTGGTTCGGCGACACTCACGTGCTGCGCGGCGTGGACCTGCAGGTCATGCCGTCCGACGTGGTGGTGCTGATCGGCGCCAGCGGCTCCGGCAAAAGCACCCTGCTGCGCTGCGTGAACCGGCTGGAAACCCACGACGAGGGCGAAATCCGCATCTCGGGCGAGCCTGTGCGCGGCGACGAACGCTACATCAACGCCCTGCGTGCCCGCGTGGGCATGGTGTTCCAGCACTTTCACCTGTTCCCGCACATGACCGCCCTTGGCAACGTCATGGAGGGGCCAACCCAGGTGCGCGGCATGCCCGCGGCACAGGCCGCCGACATGGCGCTGGGCCTGCTGGATCGCGTGGGGCTTGCCGACAAGGCCGACGCCTACCCCGCCACCCTTTCCGGCGGGCAGAAGCAGCGCGTGGCCATTGCCCGCGCCCTGGCCATGCAGCCCGACGTGATGCTGTTCGACGAACCCACGTCGGCCCTGGACCCGGAACTGGTGGGCGAGGTGCTGGCCGTCATGCGCGGGCTGGCCGACGAAGGCACCACCATGATGGTGGTGACCCACGAAATGGGCTTTGCGCGGGAAGTGGCTGATGTGGTGGCCTACATGGACGAGGGGGCCATCGTGGAGATGGGGCCGCCCGCCCAGATATTCGACGAGCCCGCCATGGAACGCACCCGCCGCTTTCTGGGGCAGATCCTTTAG